A stretch of Leisingera sp. S132 DNA encodes these proteins:
- a CDS encoding fatty acid desaturase, whose amino-acid sequence MFFLCALRLNHEAIHGNLGLQRGGDIAVLHILSALMCGCNCSVAWSHMQHHRHAMGPGDIEGHCGHMSAIQVLCYGPRFPMDLIRACWKQGGSKWRRRMLRDGLCVVLAAGVFLWSGQRFLLLHLAAMAAAQCMTAFFAVWITHQGTGGSGLAARSQRGVLAKAAYLMFYHREHHLFPKVPVSRLPELAMRLDAQVPGYAASRMPVVPWLDRH is encoded by the coding sequence ATGTTTTTCCTCTGTGCGCTGCGGCTGAACCACGAGGCGATTCACGGCAATCTCGGCCTCCAGCGGGGCGGAGATATTGCAGTGCTTCACATACTCAGCGCGCTGATGTGCGGCTGCAATTGCTCTGTCGCCTGGAGCCACATGCAGCACCACCGCCACGCCATGGGACCCGGCGACATCGAAGGGCATTGCGGCCATATGAGCGCTATTCAGGTGCTGTGCTATGGTCCCCGGTTTCCAATGGATCTGATCCGCGCCTGCTGGAAACAGGGCGGATCCAAGTGGCGGCGGCGGATGCTGCGCGACGGTCTCTGCGTGGTACTGGCCGCAGGAGTGTTCCTTTGGAGCGGTCAGCGCTTCCTGCTGCTGCATTTGGCGGCGATGGCTGCGGCGCAATGCATGACCGCGTTTTTTGCGGTTTGGATCACCCATCAGGGCACTGGCGGCTCCGGCTTGGCGGCACGCAGCCAGCGCGGCGTGCTGGCCAAGGCCGCTTACCTGATGTTCTACCACCGCGAGCACCATCTGTTTCCAAAAGTGCCGGTCAGCCGCCTGCCAGAGCTCGCAATGCGGCTGGATGCCCAGGTGCCAGGCTATGCCGCCAGCCGTATGCCTGTTGTGCCGTGGCTGGACAGGCACTGA
- a CDS encoding GbsR/MarR family transcriptional regulator, protein MKLTPAMQSFILHWGEMGTRWGVNRSVAQIHALLHIASDPMTADEICEVLGLARSNVSNGLKELQAQGLVKVSRQLGDRRDHFTSIRDMFDLVDAVIAARREREFAPTLRALDAVMKEAESDGTSKAVKYRMDETLRVMRMFDDWYADFSRLPRSVHLAVLKLGAKVARFLPGGKQVE, encoded by the coding sequence ATGAAACTGACCCCCGCAATGCAGAGCTTTATCCTTCACTGGGGCGAGATGGGGACCCGCTGGGGGGTGAACCGTTCGGTGGCGCAGATTCACGCGCTGCTGCATATCGCCTCTGATCCGATGACCGCGGATGAGATTTGCGAGGTGCTGGGGCTGGCGCGCTCGAACGTCTCCAACGGGCTAAAGGAGCTGCAGGCGCAAGGGCTGGTCAAGGTGAGCCGGCAGCTGGGTGACCGGCGCGATCACTTCACCTCGATCCGCGATATGTTCGACCTGGTTGATGCGGTGATTGCCGCGCGAAGGGAACGGGAGTTCGCACCGACCCTGCGCGCCTTGGATGCCGTGATGAAGGAAGCAGAGAGTGACGGTACTTCCAAGGCGGTCAAGTACCGCATGGACGAGACCCTTCGGGTGATGCGGATGTTCGACGACTGGTATGCAGATTTCTCCCGCCTGCCCCGCTCGGTGCACCTGGCCGTGCTGAAGCTAGGCGCCAAGGTCGCCCGGTTCCTGCCCGGCGGCAAACAGGTGGAGTGA
- a CDS encoding YHS domain-containing (seleno)protein, giving the protein MNKVKALISGVALSVAMATSALAAGVEINASSTGLAMQGYDPVAYFTDGAPTKGSYKITSIYNDATYRFASEEHKAAFEKNPEAYVPAYGGYCAFGTAMGFKFDGDPNHWKIVDNTLYLNLSQDIQARWEGDIPGFIEKASVNWTDIAEKSPEELQAQ; this is encoded by the coding sequence ATGAATAAAGTAAAAGCACTGATCAGCGGTGTGGCTCTGTCGGTTGCAATGGCAACCTCGGCACTGGCGGCGGGCGTTGAGATCAACGCATCCTCCACCGGCCTGGCCATGCAGGGCTATGACCCGGTCGCATATTTCACGGACGGTGCCCCCACCAAGGGCAGCTACAAAATCACTTCCATTTACAATGACGCAACTTACCGCTTTGCCTCGGAAGAACACAAAGCGGCCTTTGAAAAGAATCCCGAAGCCTATGTTCCTGCCTACGGCGGCTACTGCGCCTTTGGCACCGCGATGGGCTTCAAGTTCGACGGTGACCCGAACCACTGGAAGATCGTCGACAACACCCTGTACCTGAACCTGTCGCAGGACATTCAGGCACGCTGGGAAGGCGATATCCCGGGTTTCATCGAGAAGGCCAGCGTCAACTGGACCGATATTGCTGAGAAATCCCCGGAAGAACTTCAGGCGCAATAA
- the plsY gene encoding glycerol-3-phosphate 1-O-acyltransferase PlsY, which yields MPVFESSAAVLMLWAAIGYSLGSVPFGLVVTKVFGLGNLREIGSGNIGTTNVLRTGSKAAAALTLLLDGGKGAAAVLLARFLAGEDAAQAAGLMAFLGHCFPVWLGFKGGKGVATFLGLMLALAWPVGIACCLSWLAAAAVSRISSMGALVSAASGAVWALLLGYQPVALLAAILAAVVFIRHSANIARLRAGTEPRIGQK from the coding sequence ATGCCTGTATTCGAAAGCTCTGCCGCTGTTCTGATGCTGTGGGCAGCGATTGGCTACAGCCTCGGCTCAGTGCCGTTCGGGCTGGTGGTCACCAAGGTATTCGGCCTGGGCAACCTGCGGGAAATCGGGTCGGGCAATATTGGCACCACCAACGTGCTGCGCACGGGCAGCAAAGCTGCCGCGGCGCTGACACTGCTTCTGGATGGCGGCAAGGGCGCGGCGGCGGTGCTTCTGGCCCGCTTTCTGGCCGGCGAGGATGCAGCGCAAGCGGCCGGTCTCATGGCCTTCCTCGGCCATTGCTTTCCAGTCTGGCTGGGCTTCAAGGGCGGCAAGGGCGTTGCAACCTTCCTGGGCCTGATGCTGGCGCTGGCCTGGCCGGTGGGCATCGCCTGCTGCCTGAGCTGGCTGGCGGCAGCGGCGGTCAGCCGGATTTCCTCGATGGGGGCACTGGTTTCCGCCGCGTCCGGCGCAGTCTGGGCGTTGCTGCTAGGCTATCAGCCGGTTGCCCTGCTGGCTGCGATACTGGCGGCCGTGGTGTTCATCCGCCACTCAGCCAATATTGCCCGCCTGCGGGCAGGCACTGAGCCGCGGATCGGCCAGAAGTGA
- the pyrC gene encoding dihydroorotase, with protein sequence MSTLFINARLIDPEAGTDTPGAVLVRNGRIAAVAKDTAAPEQMLHAHGIAPEDTAKVDCGGKCLAPGIVDIGVKVCEPGERHKESYKSAGLAAAAGGVTTIVTRPDTSPAIDSPETLEFVTRRAQADTPVNVLPMAALTKGREGREMTEIGFLMDAGAVAFCDCDHVVSNTKVFQRALTYARSCGALVIAHPQEPVLSRGAAATSGKFAALYGLPAVSPMAERMGLDRDIALLEMTGAKYHADQITTARALPALERAKANGLDITAGTSIHHLTLNELDVAGYRSFFKVKPPLRSEDDRLAVVEAVRTGLIDIISSMHTPQDEESKRLPFEEAAAGAVALETLLPAALRLYHAELLDLPALFRAMSLNPARRLGLESGRLAAGAPADLVLFDADVPFVLDRFKLRSKSQNTPFDGQRLQGRVEATYVAGEPVYRRD encoded by the coding sequence ATGAGCACTCTCTTCATCAACGCCCGCCTGATCGATCCAGAGGCTGGCACCGACACGCCGGGGGCAGTTCTGGTGCGGAATGGACGGATCGCTGCGGTTGCAAAGGATACAGCCGCGCCTGAGCAGATGCTGCACGCGCATGGCATCGCTCCGGAAGACACGGCCAAGGTGGACTGCGGCGGCAAATGCCTGGCGCCGGGCATTGTCGACATTGGCGTCAAGGTCTGCGAGCCGGGCGAGCGGCACAAGGAAAGCTATAAGTCCGCAGGCCTGGCAGCAGCGGCAGGCGGCGTGACAACCATTGTCACCCGGCCCGATACCTCCCCCGCAATTGACAGCCCGGAGACGCTGGAATTCGTCACCCGCCGCGCTCAGGCCGACACACCTGTGAACGTGCTGCCGATGGCGGCACTTACCAAGGGCCGCGAGGGCCGGGAGATGACCGAGATCGGCTTCCTGATGGATGCTGGCGCGGTTGCTTTCTGCGATTGCGACCATGTGGTCAGCAACACCAAGGTGTTCCAGCGGGCGCTGACCTATGCGCGGTCCTGCGGCGCGCTGGTCATCGCGCACCCTCAGGAGCCGGTGCTGAGCAGGGGCGCCGCCGCCACCAGCGGCAAGTTTGCTGCCCTTTACGGCCTGCCGGCGGTCTCCCCGATGGCAGAGCGGATGGGGCTGGACCGTGATATCGCGCTCCTGGAAATGACCGGCGCGAAATATCACGCAGACCAGATTACAACAGCGCGCGCCTTGCCCGCGCTGGAGCGCGCCAAGGCCAACGGGCTGGATATCACGGCAGGAACCTCGATCCATCATCTGACACTGAACGAGCTGGACGTGGCAGGGTACCGCAGCTTCTTCAAGGTAAAGCCGCCGCTGCGCTCCGAGGACGACCGGCTGGCGGTGGTTGAGGCGGTGCGGACCGGGCTCATTGACATCATTTCCTCGATGCATACGCCGCAGGATGAGGAAAGCAAGCGCTTGCCGTTCGAGGAAGCCGCGGCCGGCGCAGTGGCGCTGGAAACCCTGCTGCCCGCTGCGCTGCGGCTGTACCACGCCGAGCTTCTGGACCTGCCCGCCCTGTTCCGCGCCATGTCATTGAACCCGGCCAGACGGCTGGGGCTGGAGAGCGGCCGCCTGGCCGCGGGAGCGCCCGCGGATCTGGTGCTGTTCGATGCGGATGTGCCGTTTGTGCTGGACCGCTTCAAGCTGCGCTCGAAGTCTCAGAACACGCCTTTTGACGGCCAGCGGCTGCAGGGCCGGGTGGAAGCAACCTATGTGGCGGGCGAGCCCGTCTACCGGAGGGATTGA
- a CDS encoding aspartate carbamoyltransferase catalytic subunit, with protein sequence MSFEHRHLLGIEPLKPHEITAILDLADDYVALNRRPEKHSDVLAGLTQINMFFENSTRTQASFELAGKRLGADVMNMAMQASSIKKGETLIDTAMTLNAMHPDLLVVRHPHSGAVDLLAQKVNCAVLNAGDGKHEHPTQALLDALTIRRSKGRLHRLNIAICGDIAHSRVARSNLILLGKMENRIRLIGPPTLVPGQFAEFGAEIYDDMREGLKDVDVVMMLRLQKERMDGGFIPSEREYYHRYGLDAAKLALAKPDAIVMHPGPMNRGVEIDGTLADDINRSVIQEQVEMGVAVRMAAMDLLARNLRAERQAKAG encoded by the coding sequence ATGTCCTTCGAACACCGCCATTTGCTTGGCATCGAACCGCTGAAGCCGCATGAGATCACCGCGATCCTCGATCTGGCCGACGACTATGTGGCGCTGAACCGCCGCCCGGAAAAGCATTCCGACGTGCTGGCGGGGCTCACACAGATCAACATGTTCTTTGAGAACTCCACCCGCACTCAGGCCTCTTTCGAGCTGGCGGGCAAGCGGCTGGGCGCCGATGTGATGAACATGGCGATGCAGGCGTCCTCGATCAAAAAAGGCGAAACCCTGATCGACACGGCGATGACGCTGAATGCGATGCACCCGGACCTGCTGGTCGTGCGCCACCCGCATTCCGGTGCGGTGGATCTGCTGGCCCAGAAAGTGAACTGCGCAGTTCTGAACGCCGGCGACGGCAAGCATGAGCACCCGACCCAGGCGCTGCTGGATGCGCTGACCATCCGCCGCTCCAAGGGCCGGCTGCACCGGCTGAACATCGCAATCTGCGGCGACATTGCCCATAGCCGCGTGGCGCGCTCCAACCTGATCCTGCTGGGCAAGATGGAAAACCGCATCCGCCTCATTGGCCCGCCCACTTTGGTCCCCGGCCAGTTCGCCGAGTTCGGCGCAGAGATCTATGACGACATGCGCGAAGGCCTGAAGGACGTCGACGTCGTCATGATGCTGCGCTTGCAGAAGGAGCGCATGGACGGCGGCTTCATCCCGTCGGAGCGGGAGTATTACCATCGCTACGGGCTGGACGCCGCGAAACTGGCGCTGGCCAAGCCGGACGCCATCGTCATGCACCCCGGGCCGATGAACCGCGGTGTGGAGATTGACGGAACGCTTGCCGACGACATCAACCGCTCGGTCATTCAGGAACAGGTCGAAATGGGCGTCGCAGTGCGGATGGCGGCGATGGATCTGCTGGCCCGAAACCTGCGTGCCGAACGCCAGGCCAAAGCAGGCTGA
- a CDS encoding uracil-DNA glycosylase family protein, whose protein sequence is MESALDYWSARALLEWQAELGATEALCDEPVDRYALEQAAPKPKPGAAPVPPPKPKEADPVEVAQKAARAAGSLPALRDAMDGFSHCELKRGARNLVFSDGQAGARVMIIGEAPGRDEDLQGKPFVGRAGQLLDKMLESIGLSRADNVYITNVLPWRPPQNRDPLPAEIAMLTPFLERHVALAEPEVLVLMGNISCQAVLGKRGITRLRGQWDQAWGKPVIPMFHPAYLLRQPPQKRLAWTDLLELKARLGSLT, encoded by the coding sequence ATGGAATCGGCATTGGATTACTGGAGCGCGCGGGCGCTGTTGGAGTGGCAGGCGGAGCTTGGCGCCACTGAGGCGCTGTGCGACGAACCTGTCGACCGGTATGCGCTGGAGCAGGCCGCGCCGAAGCCGAAACCGGGTGCGGCTCCCGTGCCGCCGCCCAAGCCCAAGGAGGCGGATCCTGTCGAAGTGGCGCAGAAGGCGGCCAGGGCCGCGGGTTCGCTGCCCGCCCTGCGCGATGCGATGGACGGCTTCAGCCACTGCGAGCTGAAACGCGGCGCCCGCAATCTGGTGTTCTCCGACGGCCAGGCCGGGGCGCGGGTGATGATCATCGGCGAGGCACCGGGCCGCGACGAGGACCTGCAGGGCAAGCCGTTTGTCGGCCGCGCCGGGCAGCTTCTGGACAAGATGCTGGAGTCGATCGGCCTCAGCCGCGCCGATAACGTCTATATCACCAATGTGCTGCCCTGGCGGCCGCCGCAGAACCGCGATCCGCTGCCCGCCGAGATTGCCATGCTGACACCGTTCCTGGAGAGGCATGTGGCGCTGGCTGAGCCCGAGGTGCTGGTCCTGATGGGCAATATCAGCTGCCAGGCGGTGCTGGGCAAACGCGGCATCACCCGGCTGCGCGGGCAGTGGGACCAGGCCTGGGGCAAGCCGGTCATTCCGATGTTTCACCCCGCCTACTTGCTGCGCCAGCCTCCGCAAAAGCGGCTGGCCTGGACCGACCTCCTCGAACTGAAGGCACGGCTTGGGAGCTTGACTTAA
- a CDS encoding metallophosphoesterase family protein has protein sequence MKILAFSDLHLSAPHAADIVAASAGADLVIGAGDFCNMRMGMDSAVAMLSGLKAPMVAVPGNGESADELRTAGFANTAVLHGEGIDVEGLRLFGLGYGVPETPFGGWSCDLSEVQAGAMLAACDHADILVSHSPPKGVGDVTSGGLSVGSTSVRAAAKRIQPQLLLCGHVHDCWGFRGDLGKTQVANLGPGINWFEVEP, from the coding sequence ATGAAAATCCTGGCGTTCTCCGATCTGCACCTGTCTGCTCCTCATGCAGCGGATATCGTGGCGGCCAGTGCGGGTGCGGATCTGGTGATCGGCGCCGGCGATTTCTGCAACATGCGGATGGGAATGGACAGTGCCGTTGCTATGCTGTCGGGGCTTAAGGCGCCGATGGTCGCAGTGCCTGGCAATGGCGAAAGCGCTGATGAATTGCGCACTGCCGGATTCGCAAATACCGCTGTGCTGCACGGCGAAGGCATTGATGTCGAAGGCCTGCGCCTGTTCGGACTGGGATATGGCGTGCCGGAGACTCCTTTTGGCGGCTGGTCCTGCGACCTGAGCGAGGTGCAGGCGGGCGCGATGCTGGCAGCCTGCGATCATGCCGATATCCTGGTCTCCCATTCGCCGCCCAAGGGCGTCGGGGATGTGACGTCCGGCGGGCTTTCCGTTGGCTCCACCTCGGTCCGCGCAGCAGCGAAACGGATCCAGCCGCAGCTCTTGCTGTGCGGCCATGTGCATGATTGCTGGGGATTTCGCGGCGATCTAGGAAAGACTCAGGTGGCCAACCTAGGCCCCGGAATAAATTGGTTCGAGGTGGAGCCGTGA
- a CDS encoding LysE family translocator has translation MIDPVTLLAFVPAALALNLTPGADMMFCLGQGLRSGRAAAVAASAGISAGSMVHVTLAGLGLGAVVSAMPALFDVIRWIGVGYLLFLAWGALRKGAARANAPAVPVRRAFRAGFLVNLANPKVILFVLAFVPQFVRPEAGPVLAQFLVFGLILAAGGFVINGLVGIFAGQAGRQLTGSPVFARWLGRVSAGIFAGLAVRLAIMERA, from the coding sequence GTGATTGATCCTGTGACCCTGCTGGCTTTTGTCCCCGCAGCGCTGGCGCTGAACCTGACGCCGGGCGCAGACATGATGTTCTGCCTCGGCCAGGGGTTGCGCTCCGGCCGCGCGGCAGCCGTGGCCGCCAGCGCCGGCATATCGGCAGGCAGCATGGTGCATGTGACGCTGGCCGGACTGGGGCTGGGGGCTGTGGTCTCTGCCATGCCCGCACTTTTTGACGTCATCCGGTGGATCGGTGTGGGGTATCTCCTTTTCCTCGCCTGGGGCGCTTTGCGCAAAGGGGCAGCCCGGGCGAATGCGCCGGCGGTGCCGGTCCGGCGGGCGTTCCGCGCCGGCTTCCTCGTCAACCTGGCAAATCCCAAGGTGATCCTGTTCGTTCTTGCTTTCGTGCCCCAATTCGTGCGGCCGGAGGCAGGGCCGGTGCTTGCGCAATTCCTGGTCTTCGGGCTGATCCTGGCCGCAGGCGGGTTTGTCATAAACGGGCTGGTGGGCATTTTTGCAGGCCAAGCCGGACGGCAGCTGACCGGTTCGCCGGTTTTTGCGCGCTGGCTGGGCCGGGTCTCGGCCGGAATTTTTGCAGGGCTGGCCGTTCGGCTGGCAATCATGGAGAGGGCGTAG
- the moaB gene encoding molybdenum cofactor biosynthesis protein B: MSRIDQSMEFIPVRIAVLTVSDTRRMEDDRSGQVLADRLREAGHTLADRKIIPDERADIAAQLRVWIADPKVDVVISTGGTGLTGRDVTVEAHRDVYEKEIEAFGTVFTMVSMQKIGTSAVQSRATGGVAGGTYLFALPGSPGACKDGWDEILSKQLDYRHRPCNFVEIMPRLEEHLRRK; this comes from the coding sequence ATGTCCCGTATCGACCAAAGCATGGAATTCATCCCGGTCCGCATTGCTGTTCTGACGGTCTCGGATACCCGCAGAATGGAGGACGACCGCTCCGGCCAGGTGCTGGCCGACCGGCTGCGGGAGGCAGGCCACACCCTGGCCGACCGTAAGATCATCCCCGATGAACGGGCCGATATCGCCGCGCAGTTGCGCGTCTGGATCGCTGATCCCAAAGTGGACGTGGTGATATCCACCGGCGGCACCGGCCTGACGGGACGCGACGTGACGGTGGAAGCGCACCGCGATGTCTACGAGAAAGAGATCGAAGCTTTCGGCACCGTCTTTACCATGGTCTCGATGCAGAAGATCGGCACCAGCGCGGTGCAGTCGCGGGCCACTGGCGGGGTGGCGGGCGGCACATACCTGTTTGCGCTGCCCGGCAGCCCCGGTGCTTGCAAGGACGGCTGGGATGAAATCCTGTCAAAACAGCTCGATTACCGCCACCGGCCCTGCAATTTCGTGGAAATCATGCCCAGATTGGAGGAACATCTGCGACGGAAGTAA
- a CDS encoding efflux RND transporter periplasmic adaptor subunit yields the protein MRFLRQSLMGLFLASLTAALLLYAGQMIFGAIEAQLNAERKPPPVRERVFAVNVVTADLQTVAPELTAFGRVESRRTLELRTAAGGRVVQLSEDFEEGGAVRAGEVLVQVDPADAQAAVDRAEADMMDARAEERDAGRALILAQDELQATQDQAQLRERAFQRQVDLQERGVGTAATVETAELAAVQARQTVISRRQAVSQAEARADQAATRVARAQIALDEARRDLEDTTIKAGFDGTLQSVSLVQGRLVSANEKLADLVDPDLLEVAFRVSTAQYARLLDSSGRLLEAPVRVTLDAAGAGLSATGRISRASGAAGDGQTGRLVYASLNAAPGFKPEDFVTVHVTEPEVRAVARVPASAFGADGTVLLLGEGDRLEALPVELVRRQGDDVLIRGSGLEGREVVTGRTPLLGAGIKVRPLRQGAEAQALPDLIELTEERRARLVALVEGNSRMPSEMKAKMLQQLAEAKVPAQLISRIESRMGG from the coding sequence ATGCGCTTTTTGCGTCAAAGTTTGATGGGGCTTTTCCTGGCGTCGCTGACGGCGGCCCTGCTGCTTTATGCCGGGCAGATGATCTTTGGCGCCATTGAGGCGCAGCTCAACGCGGAACGAAAGCCGCCGCCGGTGCGCGAGCGTGTGTTTGCGGTCAATGTGGTGACCGCGGACCTGCAGACTGTGGCGCCGGAACTGACCGCTTTTGGCCGCGTGGAAAGCCGCCGCACTCTGGAACTGCGTACTGCTGCGGGCGGCCGGGTTGTGCAGCTGTCTGAGGATTTCGAGGAAGGCGGTGCCGTCCGTGCGGGCGAGGTGCTTGTGCAAGTCGATCCGGCAGATGCCCAGGCCGCAGTGGACCGGGCCGAGGCCGACATGATGGATGCCCGCGCCGAAGAACGCGACGCGGGGCGGGCCCTGATCCTGGCGCAGGACGAGCTGCAGGCGACCCAGGACCAGGCCCAACTGCGCGAGCGGGCCTTCCAGCGGCAGGTGGATTTGCAGGAACGCGGTGTCGGCACCGCCGCCACGGTCGAAACCGCGGAACTTGCCGCGGTTCAGGCCCGTCAAACCGTGATCTCGCGCCGCCAGGCGGTCAGCCAGGCAGAGGCGCGCGCCGATCAGGCTGCAACCCGGGTGGCCCGGGCGCAGATTGCGCTGGATGAGGCGCGGCGTGATCTTGAGGACACCACCATCAAGGCAGGCTTCGACGGCACCCTGCAATCGGTCAGCCTGGTGCAGGGGCGGCTTGTGTCTGCCAATGAAAAGCTCGCGGATCTGGTTGATCCGGACCTGCTGGAAGTGGCGTTCCGGGTCTCCACCGCACAATATGCCCGGTTGCTGGACAGCAGCGGCCGCCTGCTGGAGGCTCCTGTAAGGGTAACGCTGGATGCGGCCGGGGCTGGTCTCAGCGCAACCGGGCGGATCTCCCGCGCCAGCGGTGCGGCTGGGGACGGGCAGACCGGGCGGCTGGTCTATGCCAGCCTGAATGCGGCTCCCGGGTTCAAACCGGAAGATTTCGTGACAGTTCACGTGACAGAGCCTGAGGTTCGCGCGGTCGCACGGGTCCCTGCCTCCGCGTTTGGTGCCGACGGCACCGTCTTGCTGCTGGGCGAGGGGGACCGGCTTGAGGCGCTGCCCGTCGAGCTGGTGCGCCGTCAGGGCGATGACGTGCTGATCCGCGGCTCAGGGCTGGAAGGACGCGAAGTTGTGACCGGCCGCACACCCTTGCTGGGGGCCGGCATCAAGGTGCGCCCCTTGCGGCAGGGCGCAGAAGCGCAGGCGCTGCCCGATCTGATCGAACTCACGGAGGAGCGGCGCGCGCGGCTGGTGGCTCTGGTTGAGGGCAACAGCCGGATGCCCTCTGAGATGAAGGCGAAAATGCTTCAGCAGCTGGCAGAGGCCAAGGTGCCGGCACAGCTGATCAGCCGGATTGAATCCCGGATGGGAGGCTGA